One Vigna unguiculata cultivar IT97K-499-35 chromosome 11, ASM411807v1, whole genome shotgun sequence DNA window includes the following coding sequences:
- the LOC114168380 gene encoding protein ZINC INDUCED FACILITATOR-LIKE 1-like, protein MREENMKQPLLGRKKYYENCPGCKVDQDKELSEGQGVPIRNLFIIWILVLSNALPISSLFPFLYFMVRDFNIAETEADISSYAGYIGSSFMLGRCLTSVLWGVVADRYGRKPVMFTGVVVVIIFNTLFGLSTSFWMALTTRFLLGSLNGMLGPVKAYATEIFRDEHHALGLSTVSAAWGTGLIIGPALGGYLAQPVEKYPHLFTKGSLWDKFPYLLPNLVISAVAFLVIICCFWIPETLHTHNCSDESIDDAEALENGNSEAGKDMTTQKNENLLLNWPLMSSIIIYCVFSLHDIAYQEVFSLWSVSPRKLGGLNFSTNDVGNVLSITGVALIIYQISVYPFVERACGPVGIARITGMLSIPLLQSYPFIALLSGVALTIVIVIASVLKNILSATIITGLFLLQNRAVEQHQRGAANGISMTGMSLFKAIGPATGGALLTWSQKRMDASFLPGTNMVFFVLNIVEAIGIMMMFKPFLAEKKKTQSDQLH, encoded by the exons ATGAGAGAGGAGAACATGAAGCAGCCATTGTTGGGGAGAAAGAAGTACTACGAGAACTGCCCCGGTTGCAAAGTGGATCAAGACAAAGAGTTGAGTGAGGGACAAGGCGTACCCATTAGAAATCTTTTTATCATATGGATATTGGTGCTGTCTAATG CACTGCCTATATCATCTCTCTTTCCATTCCTTTATTTCATG GTAAGGGATTTTAATATTGCGGAAACAGAAGCTGATATTAGTTCTTATGCTGGATATATTG GCTCTTCATTCATGCTTGGCAGATGTTTGACATCTGTATTATGGGGAGTTGTTGCTGATCGCTATGGTAGAAAGCCTGTAATGTTTACAGGGGTTGTGGTGGT AATCATTTTCAACACACTGTTTGGCCTTAGCACTAGTTTTTGGATGGCTCTTACTACAAGATTTCTTCTTGGAAGTTTAAATGGTATGCTTGGACCAGTGAAg GCCTATGCAACTGAAATCTTTCGAGATGAACACCATGCTCTAGGACTCTCAACA GTCAGTGCAGCTTGGGGCACAGGTTTAATCATTGGCCCAGCATTGGGAGGCTATTTGGCTCAG CCAGTCGAGAAGTACCCACATTTATTTACAAAGGGTTCCTTGTGGGATAA GTTTCCATACCTCTTGCCCAACCTTGTAATATCAGCAGTAGCATTCTTAGTAATTATTTGCTGCTTCTGGATTCCG GAAACACTTCACACCCATAATTGTAGTGATGAATCCATAGACGATGCAGAAGCTTTAGAAAATGGAAACAGTGAAGCTGGCAAAGACATGACAACCCAGAAGAATGAAAACCTCCTCCTGAATTGGCCCTTGATGTCATCTATCATAATTTACTGTGTTTTCTCACTTCATGATATTGCTTATCAAGAG GTTTTCTCTCTATGGAGTGTTAGTCCTCGAAAGTTGGGGGGTTTGAACTTCTCAACAAATGATGTTGGCAATGTTCTTTCAATAACAG GTGTTGCACTTATCATTTACCAAATTTCGGTCTATCCATTTGTGGAAAGAGCTTGTGGACCTGTTGGAATTGCCCGCATTACAGGG ATGTTATCAATACCTCTTTTGCAAAGCTACCCCTTCATAGCATTGTTGTCAGGTGTAGCACTAACCATAGTCATAGTTATTGCTTCAGTTCTAAAGAATATTCTGTCT GCCACCATTATAACTGGTTTGTTCCTCCTACAAAACCGAGCAGTG GAGCAACACCAAAGAGGTGCAGCTAATGGAATTTCTATGACAGGCATGTCCCTATTCAAAGCTATTGGCCCTGCTACTGGTGGTGCACT ATTAACTTGGTCACAAAAGCGGATGGATGCTTCATTCCTCCCAG GGACCAATATGGTGTTCTTTGTTCTGAACATAGTTGAAGCAATTGGAATAATGATGATGTTCAAACCATTCCTTgctgagaagaaaaaaacacagtCCGATCAGTTGCACTGA